The Deltaproteobacteria bacterium genome contains the following window.
CTGGGCGGTCGGATCGCGCGTGACAATCGTCATGCCAAAAATGCTCGAGCCGCCGGCGATATCGAGAACTTTGATTCCTTTGCGCTCACCGCCAATTTTGAGAATATCGCAGAGCGCTTTTGCCGCTGGCTCGGCGATGACAATGATGCCAAGCACGAGCTTCTCCCAGACTTGCAGCTCGGCGTTGGTGTCCATGCGCCTGAGCGGCTTGCCGGTTTTGAGCGACTCTTTCAAGTGCGCCATGCCGTCCCACAGCGCCAGCGCGACATGGCGGAAGTCGCCGCAGTAGGAAGGCTTGCCTTCGACGAGAAAGACTTGGCTGGTCGGCGTGTTGTAGTAGCAGCCGTCTTTTTTTTCAATCAATCCCAGTGCCAGCAAACTATCGAGCACGATTCTGGTCGCGCGCGGATCGGTGCCGGCCGCGCCGGCAATCTCTCCGGCGCTGTGCAAGCCCTCGTCGATGTGGGTAAAAAAATCGTACTCGATCGCGGCGTCGAGGATCTGGCTGTTGGCGAAGTCGCCGAGAATCCGCATCAGCGGCCGCGGCGACAGTTCTTCTCGGCTAGCATCGGCCATGATTATTCTTTGTAAAAGCCTTCCTTTTTGATCTGCTGGTAGACTCCCTCGAAAAACATCGCGAAATAGGAAGTTCCCATGCGCATGCAGTATTCTAAATTGAAACCAGGCCGGGTCTCGGCTCTACCTTCGATCAGCAGGTTCTTCAAAACCAGCCAATCGAGGTCGGCGTGGGCCATGATGCCGTCATGTTCTTCCAAGTCGGCCTTGGCGTGGACGCGGAAATAGACGATTTTCTCTTCAGGAAACTGGTAGCTTTTGCGCAGCGCGCCGCCAAAAAACCGCGCCCAGTGGCCGACTGCTTCTTCGACGCAGAACGACGCCCACCATTCGGCGATGGTCCCCTCGTACAGGACACCGCGGTAATACTCTAAGAAGGCGCGGCATTCGGCGAGCATTTCGTACTCGACCATTTCTTCGTCGCGCAGACCGAAGTTGCGCCCCTGCTCAAGCACGATTTGGATATGGCCCGGCGGCTTGGGATGGATCATCTCATCGGCCACGTGGGCGGCAAAATGTTTCAGCAGCTCGGGATGGCGTTTGAAGAACGGCTGCTGGCGCTGGTAGGCAACGCCGTGGAAATTGTTGATCTCGGCGACGAAGCCGTACCAGTTCTGCCAAAAAATTTTGATCGCCTCCATCGGCAGCGTGCCGCTGCCCATTTCGGTATGAAATCGCCCTTTGATGAGCCACTTATCGGCGATGCCCAAGAGGTATGACTTCAAGTCGGCGATGACCGCATTGGCTTCCTGCTCGGAAAGTTTCTTGCCGGTAAAATCTTGTCTGCCTAGTCCCATGGGTTGTCCTCCTAAAGGGCGCTCTAGCAGAGTGCGCCCGGATTCAGAATGTTATTTGGGTCGACCAGCCGCTTGATCTCTTTGACGACGTCATAGAGGCTGCCCAAACGCTGGTACGGCACCGGGCCTTTGGTGCTGAGCGTCGGCGCCGTCCAGACCACACCGCGTTCGTTGCTAAACTGCGCCACCATGCCCATCCAGCGCCGCAGCTTGCCGACGTCTTCATCGTCGTAGGGATTGTAAAAAGTAAAATACTCTTCTTTGATCGCCAAGTCGCGCGTTACGTAGCTGTCGTGCTGCGGCGAATGCGCCGCGTCCCAAAGGCCGCACTCACGCTTGGCCGCCTCGTCGAGATCGTACATTTCCTTCATGAAGCGCAGCGGATACATCTTCGACGTCACGGCAAACATTCCGGTATGCCGCACCACCACGCCGCACCATCCATCGGGGCCCATAATATGGTAGTCGGGCCAGCTGTGCAGGCCATGTTCCTGGGCCTTGGCGCCCATCGATTTTTCGGCGATCTCCGCAACGTCGACGCCGCCCGCCGATTCGTAAACTCGCCGCATCCGCTTTTCTTTAAAAGCCAGCTCTTCCTGATCGCGCGCCATGATCACGGTCTTTAGGAAAAACCAGGCATCGTCAGGAACTTTTTTCTTGTCGTACAGCCCCTCTTCCAGGGGCCAATGGTACTGCCAGCGATCGGTGAAGTGAATATCGAAGACCACTTCGCCTTTGACCAATTCGATCAGAGAATTCTGAACTTTCTGAAGCTGATCGCGGCGAAATGTGTAGCAGTAATCGTGCAGCCATTCGCGCCTGCCCTCGATCGCCCGCAAACAAACCTTGCTGATGATGCCCATCGAGCCCGCGGCCAGCGTGAATAAACCCAGCAGATCGGGCAAGTGAATCCATTTTTGAAACGGCCCAAACGTGGTGCCTTGATTCGCCAGCGCACCCAAACGAATGGTTTCGCCGTTGGCAAGAATAACTTCCAGTCCCAGCACCATGTCGGCGATCCAACCGTAGCGGCTCATGCCGTAGCCGATGCCGCCTTTGTTGATCATCGCGCCGATGACCACGGCTGGACCGTAGGTGCCAAAGTTCGGCAGCATCAGGCCATGCTGGCG
Protein-coding sequences here:
- a CDS encoding FAD-binding oxidoreductase — translated: MLSLDEIVTKLTEIVGARLVSTNPIDKINYQHTLAYGAYRFLPDVIVRIESDIEGGHKVADILRFANENKIPIVAKGGVGMGISSPLKGGLLLDMLGMDKVLEVNREMNYVIAEGGASVYAIHHALRQHGLMLPNFGTYGPAVVIGAMINKGGIGYGMSRYGWIADMVLGLEVILANGETIRLGALANQGTTFGPFQKWIHLPDLLGLFTLAAGSMGIISKVCLRAIEGRREWLHDYCYTFRRDQLQKVQNSLIELVKGEVVFDIHFTDRWQYHWPLEEGLYDKKKVPDDAWFFLKTVIMARDQEELAFKEKRMRRVYESAGGVDVAEIAEKSMGAKAQEHGLHSWPDYHIMGPDGWCGVVVRHTGMFAVTSKMYPLRFMKEMYDLDEAAKRECGLWDAAHSPQHDSYVTRDLAIKEEYFTFYNPYDDEDVGKLRRWMGMVAQFSNERGVVWTAPTLSTKGPVPYQRLGSLYDVVKEIKRLVDPNNILNPGALC
- a CDS encoding methyltransferase domain-containing protein; protein product: MADASREELSPRPLMRILGDFANSQILDAAIEYDFFTHIDEGLHSAGEIAGAAGTDPRATRIVLDSLLALGLIEKKDGCYYNTPTSQVFLVEGKPSYCGDFRHVALALWDGMAHLKESLKTGKPLRRMDTNAELQVWEKLVLGIIVIAEPAAKALCDILKIGGERKGIKVLDIAGGSSIFGMTIVTRDPTAQVTQLDWPNVNAVAKKANKERGLEGKIRFIDGEHHTANIETNHYDLVLASNFCRFESPKGNQELFAKAYSALKPGGIFVVNDFVPNEERTEPTFALRFSVYTLTHTPEGECWTLSQYSDWLKRAEFASITIHGDIPKTLPGTTLILAQKS